One Novipirellula galeiformis DNA segment encodes these proteins:
- the mnmA gene encoding tRNA 2-thiouridine(34) synthase MnmA, with amino-acid sequence MARVVLAMSGGVDSSVAAHLLLEAGHECIGVFMRHGEESSRVCSSEPGDASPTGDMPQNGTAQGGTGGTLPVLGGLHQTRADHKQGCCTASDAADARRVASKMGIPFYALDLQEDFRRIVDYFVDDYLNGRTPNPCVKCNNWIKFGRLFDYADGVDADFVATGHYARMIQNGSQSELHRGLDSNKDQSYALFGIGAERLNRMLLPVGGFEKPRIREMATELGLGVAGKRDSQEICFVTQGHHSDFVKARRPEMVGATAGEIVTTEGKVVGKHAGYEAFTIGQRKGLGVAMGTPHFVVRIETETNRVVIGHQDALARDGLVANEANWLVDPSTLPEQVGVQIRYNGSPLPARVHVNPDQPDQFEVKFDEPQLAIAPGQAAVVFDKTRVLGGGWIR; translated from the coding sequence ATGGCACGCGTGGTTCTCGCGATGAGTGGCGGCGTCGATTCGAGCGTCGCTGCACATTTATTGCTCGAGGCGGGGCACGAGTGTATCGGTGTCTTTATGAGGCACGGGGAAGAATCGAGTCGTGTTTGCAGCAGCGAGCCGGGCGATGCGTCCCCGACGGGCGACATGCCCCAGAACGGCACAGCCCAGGGCGGCACAGGCGGCACGTTACCGGTCCTCGGCGGTCTCCACCAAACCCGCGCCGACCACAAACAAGGCTGCTGTACCGCGTCGGATGCCGCCGACGCCCGCCGCGTCGCGTCTAAAATGGGCATTCCCTTCTATGCGCTCGATCTGCAAGAAGATTTTCGCCGCATCGTCGACTACTTCGTGGACGACTATCTCAACGGACGAACCCCCAATCCGTGTGTGAAATGCAATAATTGGATCAAATTTGGTCGCCTGTTCGACTATGCCGACGGTGTCGACGCTGATTTTGTGGCGACCGGCCATTACGCCCGCATGATCCAAAACGGCTCCCAATCCGAACTGCACCGGGGGCTCGATTCCAACAAAGATCAATCCTACGCGCTGTTTGGCATCGGCGCCGAACGTCTCAACCGCATGCTACTTCCGGTGGGTGGGTTTGAAAAACCTCGGATTCGGGAAATGGCAACGGAGCTTGGTCTGGGGGTCGCAGGCAAGCGTGACAGCCAAGAAATTTGCTTCGTGACCCAAGGTCATCACAGCGATTTTGTTAAAGCTCGACGCCCTGAAATGGTCGGTGCCACGGCGGGAGAGATCGTCACGACCGAGGGGAAAGTGGTCGGAAAGCATGCGGGCTACGAGGCCTTCACGATCGGTCAACGCAAAGGATTGGGCGTGGCCATGGGCACCCCTCACTTTGTCGTCCGCATTGAAACGGAGACCAATCGCGTCGTGATTGGACATCAAGATGCACTGGCGCGAGACGGTTTGGTCGCCAACGAGGCGAATTGGTTGGTCGATCCGAGCACGCTTCCGGAGCAAGTGGGAGTGCAAATCCGCTACAACGGATCCCCGCTGCCGGCTCGCGTGCACGTCAATCCAGACCAACCGGATCAATTCGAAGTCAAATTTGACGAGCCTCAGCTAGCAATTGCTCCAGGCCAAGCGGCCGTCGTTTTTGACAAAACCCGAGTCCTTGGAGGCGGCTGGATCCGGTAA